The Gordonibacter urolithinfaciens genome contains a region encoding:
- the msrA gene encoding peptide-methionine (S)-S-oxide reductase MsrA, whose translation MDAENTNHPAGSSPARSAHPHGASAGGPHPHKGEQAGAGRRGGTDGEDLHTLYLAGGCFWGLEAFLKRLPGVRRTVAGYANGSTENPSYRDVCNWNTGHAETVAVTYDRRILPTDVLLDGFFEVVDPTSLNRQGNDAGTQYRSGIYWQDEADLPAIEAALRRQQARYTEPIVTEIEPLDGFYAAEDYHQDYLGKNPHGYCHIDLAAAEAFARRMGLAEGQPCIQFDGLCESPDDPAVMGAIPGAGADAPGTQGVSAGEARNPGDAGAGGADDGADDALGAPSADGPAEAGGLRYCINGAALRFVPLERMDAEGYGYLKPLVEQQEASRMPALR comes from the coding sequence ATGGACGCTGAGAACACGAACCACCCGGCCGGATCGTCTCCCGCACGCAGCGCGCACCCGCACGGCGCGTCGGCTGGCGGCCCGCACCCGCACAAAGGCGAGCAGGCGGGTGCGGGCCGCCGCGGCGGGACGGATGGCGAGGACCTGCACACGCTCTACCTGGCCGGCGGCTGCTTCTGGGGGCTCGAGGCGTTCCTGAAGCGCCTGCCCGGCGTGCGGCGCACGGTAGCGGGCTATGCTAACGGCTCCACCGAGAATCCCAGCTACCGCGACGTGTGCAACTGGAACACGGGCCACGCCGAGACGGTGGCCGTGACCTACGACCGGCGCATCCTGCCCACCGACGTGCTGCTCGACGGCTTCTTCGAGGTCGTGGACCCCACGAGCCTTAACCGCCAGGGCAACGACGCGGGCACGCAGTACCGCAGCGGCATCTACTGGCAAGACGAGGCCGACTTGCCCGCCATCGAGGCGGCGCTGCGCCGCCAGCAGGCGCGCTACACCGAGCCCATCGTCACCGAGATCGAGCCCCTCGACGGCTTCTACGCAGCCGAGGACTACCACCAGGACTACCTGGGCAAGAACCCGCACGGCTACTGCCACATCGACCTGGCCGCCGCCGAGGCGTTCGCACGGCGCATGGGGCTTGCGGAAGGGCAGCCGTGCATCCAGTTCGACGGCCTGTGCGAATCGCCCGATGATCCGGCGGTGATGGGCGCCATCCCCGGGGCCGGGGCCGATGCGCCTGGAACGCAGGGCGTCTCGGCCGGCGAAGCGCGCAATCCGGGCGACGCCGGCGCGGGCGGCGCGGACGATGGCGCGGACGATGCCCTCGGCGCGCCTTCAGCCGACGGCCCCGCCGAGGCGGGCGGGCTGCGCTACTGCATCAACGGCGCCGCCCTGCGCTTCGTGCCGCTCGAGCGCATGGACGCCGAGGGCTACGGCTACCTCAAGCCCCTCGTGGAGCAGCAGGAGGCCAGCCGCATGCCGGCCCTCCGCTGA
- a CDS encoding MATE family efflux transporter: MIKKNMLKEYLRYILPTMLTFTLASVYSIVDGMFVGHAVGDAGVAGINVAFPLVAFVMAVGTGIGMGGGVISSIARGAGDEAKSRRAVGTTFVMLLAAALPVMALLLFAAEPICRLLGGQGGTLEQAVAYTSVIAWGVPFQIFVTGCTPLIRNQGRVGFAMAVQVFAGLMNVVLDYVFVMLMGWGTAGAAAATAVSQAAAFVPVLAFFLLRKNRIARADLRPDGKIVAHALKLGMAPFGLTLLPEATVVAINVNLSAYGGETALAAYAVVSYTACVIQMLIQGVGDGSQPLISKHYGAGDADGVRRFRNTNYLITILLGALGLLAMYLLRNLVPLVFGSSAETAAIVAYALPIFSMAYVFYGFTHASTSYFYAVDDARASNAIVYGEAVLVVLVVFGIVRVAGVDGIWFSVTIVQMMLACAAGALLRYRHRRRAAQAAPAPQPVGEGC, from the coding sequence ATGATCAAGAAGAATATGTTGAAAGAGTACCTGCGCTACATCCTGCCCACGATGCTCACGTTCACGCTCGCCAGCGTGTACAGCATCGTGGACGGCATGTTCGTGGGTCACGCGGTGGGCGATGCGGGCGTCGCGGGCATCAACGTGGCGTTCCCGCTCGTGGCCTTCGTCATGGCCGTGGGCACGGGCATCGGCATGGGCGGCGGCGTGATATCGTCCATCGCGCGCGGCGCGGGCGACGAGGCGAAGTCGCGGCGCGCGGTAGGCACGACGTTCGTCATGCTGCTGGCGGCCGCACTGCCTGTCATGGCGCTGCTGCTGTTCGCGGCCGAGCCCATCTGCCGGCTCCTGGGAGGCCAGGGCGGCACGCTCGAGCAGGCCGTGGCGTACACGAGCGTCATCGCGTGGGGCGTGCCGTTCCAGATCTTCGTCACGGGATGCACGCCGCTCATCCGCAACCAGGGGCGCGTGGGCTTCGCCATGGCGGTGCAGGTGTTCGCGGGCCTGATGAACGTGGTGCTGGACTACGTGTTCGTCATGCTGATGGGCTGGGGGACGGCCGGCGCCGCCGCGGCCACGGCGGTGTCGCAGGCTGCGGCGTTCGTGCCGGTGCTCGCGTTCTTCCTGCTGAGGAAAAACCGCATCGCGCGGGCCGACCTGCGCCCGGACGGCAAGATCGTCGCCCACGCGCTGAAGCTGGGCATGGCGCCGTTCGGCCTGACGCTGCTGCCCGAGGCCACGGTGGTGGCCATCAACGTGAACCTGTCGGCCTACGGCGGCGAGACGGCGCTCGCGGCCTACGCCGTGGTGTCCTACACCGCCTGCGTCATCCAGATGCTCATCCAGGGCGTGGGAGACGGCTCGCAGCCGCTCATCTCCAAGCACTACGGCGCGGGCGATGCCGACGGCGTGCGGCGGTTCAGGAACACGAACTACCTCATAACCATCTTGCTGGGCGCGCTGGGGCTTCTGGCCATGTACCTGCTGCGGAACCTTGTGCCTCTGGTGTTCGGCTCGTCGGCCGAGACGGCCGCCATCGTGGCGTACGCGTTGCCCATCTTCTCCATGGCGTATGTGTTCTACGGGTTCACGCACGCGTCCACGTCGTACTTCTACGCGGTGGACGACGCCCGCGCCTCGAACGCCATCGTATACGGCGAGGCGGTGCTCGTGGTGCTGGTGGTGTTCGGCATCGTGCGGGTGGCGGGCGTCGACGGCATCTGGTTCTCCGTGACCATCGTGCAGATGATGCTGGCCTGCGCGGCCGGGGCGCTGCTGCGCTACCGGCACCGGAGGCGCGCCGCGCAGGCCGCCCCGGCCCCGCAGCCGGTGGGCGAGGGCTGCTAG
- a CDS encoding MerR family transcriptional regulator: MEPVLYDIKDAARYLGVAPSTLRYWEREGLVRAGRNRGNDYRQYALHDLIDASEIAFYRRLGVPVRELAGYRTLSARDLDDALDRTARDVEQRIAELEAMRARLARQRVLNARAEELEAAGMRPGAPGIARLDAIDYADPALWPLLVHEPWRFAVLVDAADPGTVFEMVADTPTRAGAVWERDAPGAGEGRECLLLVDPDDPNRSNAPALFAEAARQGLEPRLAVGTYLLTAVEEGPHAARWDYYRAWVLG; encoded by the coding sequence ATGGAACCCGTGCTGTACGATATCAAGGACGCGGCACGCTACTTGGGCGTGGCACCGTCGACGCTGCGCTACTGGGAGCGCGAGGGGCTCGTGCGCGCCGGCCGCAACCGCGGCAACGACTACCGGCAGTACGCCCTGCACGACCTCATCGACGCGAGCGAGATAGCGTTCTACCGTCGCCTGGGCGTGCCGGTGCGCGAGCTGGCGGGCTACCGTACGCTCTCGGCACGCGACCTGGACGACGCACTCGACCGCACGGCCCGCGACGTGGAGCAGCGCATCGCCGAGCTGGAGGCCATGCGGGCCCGCCTGGCGCGGCAGCGTGTCCTGAACGCACGGGCCGAGGAGCTGGAGGCGGCGGGCATGCGGCCCGGCGCGCCGGGCATCGCCCGCCTCGACGCCATCGACTACGCCGACCCGGCCCTTTGGCCCCTGCTCGTCCACGAGCCCTGGCGCTTCGCCGTGCTCGTGGACGCAGCGGACCCGGGAACCGTGTTCGAGATGGTAGCCGACACGCCCACGCGCGCAGGCGCCGTTTGGGAGCGGGATGCGCCGGGCGCCGGGGAGGGGCGCGAGTGCCTGCTGCTGGTTGACCCGGACGACCCGAACCGCAGCAACGCCCCCGCACTGTTCGCCGAGGCGGCCCGGCAGGGCCTCGAGCCGCGCCTCGCGGTTGGCACCTACCTGCTCACCGCCGTCGAGGAGGGCCCGCACGCGGCGCGCTGGGACTACTACCGCGCCTGGGTGCTGGGCTGA
- the trxA gene encoding thioredoxin — protein sequence MSEVVSSSDFQSKVLDAQGPVLVDFFATWCGPCKMLAPTIDEIAAEQAGKASVYKLDIDQSPDIAQKYGVMSVPTLVVFENGQVKKQAVGVQPKQNILSMLA from the coding sequence ATGAGCGAGGTTGTTTCTTCTTCCGATTTCCAGTCCAAGGTGCTCGACGCGCAGGGTCCCGTGCTGGTGGACTTCTTCGCCACGTGGTGCGGTCCGTGCAAGATGCTGGCGCCCACCATCGACGAGATCGCGGCCGAGCAGGCCGGCAAGGCGTCCGTCTACAAGCTCGACATCGACCAGAGTCCCGACATCGCCCAGAAGTACGGCGTGATGAGCGTGCCCACGCTCGTCGTGTTCGAGAACGGCCAGGTGAAGAAGCAGGCTGTGGGCGTGCAGCCCAAGCAGAACATCCTGTCGATGCTGGCCTAG
- a CDS encoding patatin family protein: MSDTTARLPRTDPRDLHEPAWRGHAVTPVDLVLEGGAMRGQFTAGVLDAFMDRGLFCERTVGVSAGALCGYNYVAGDAGRSCYLNVKYAGDWRYLSLKSFVRTGNACGRDFAFNVIPNQLEPFNYAAFNSSPMRLVAVSSDLDSGEADYHEFSDALADVDYLIASSSMPLVSQIVKVDGKHLLDGGTCDSVPVIYSLLTGPAKRIVVLTQAEDYLKGPNKLMALLRQRYADFPFYVDRLQHRHYEYNRLYRALPCLHDEGLLFLIRPPEPVTVSSMEKDQAKLMALYEQGYAEALRAWPALERYLAG, encoded by the coding sequence ATGAGCGACACGACCGCACGCCTCCCCCGCACCGACCCCCGCGACCTCCACGAGCCCGCCTGGCGCGGGCATGCCGTGACGCCCGTCGACCTCGTGCTGGAGGGCGGGGCCATGCGCGGCCAGTTCACGGCCGGCGTGTTGGACGCCTTCATGGACCGCGGGCTGTTCTGCGAACGCACGGTAGGCGTGTCGGCGGGCGCGCTCTGCGGCTACAACTACGTGGCCGGCGACGCGGGCCGCTCCTGCTACCTCAACGTGAAGTACGCGGGCGACTGGCGCTACCTTTCCCTGAAGAGCTTCGTGCGCACGGGCAACGCCTGCGGACGCGACTTCGCCTTCAACGTGATACCCAACCAGCTGGAGCCCTTCAACTACGCCGCCTTCAACAGCTCGCCGATGCGCCTCGTGGCCGTGTCGAGCGACCTGGACTCGGGAGAGGCCGACTACCATGAGTTCTCCGACGCCCTGGCCGACGTCGACTACCTCATAGCCTCGTCGTCCATGCCGCTTGTGAGCCAGATCGTGAAGGTGGACGGCAAGCACCTGCTGGACGGCGGCACGTGCGACAGCGTGCCCGTGATCTACTCGCTGCTCACCGGCCCCGCCAAGCGCATCGTGGTGCTCACGCAAGCCGAAGACTACCTGAAGGGCCCGAACAAGCTCATGGCGCTCCTGCGCCAGCGCTACGCCGACTTCCCCTTCTACGTCGACCGCCTGCAGCATCGCCACTACGAGTACAACCGCCTGTACCGGGCCCTGCCCTGCCTGCACGACGAGGGCCTCCTCTTCCTCATCCGCCCGCCGGAGCCCGTCACGGTATCGAGCATGGAGAAGGACCAGGCCAAGCTCATGGCCCTCTACGAGCAGGGCTACGCCGAGGCCCTGCGTGCCTGGCCCGCGCTCGAGCGTTACCTGGCAGGATAG
- a CDS encoding ion transporter → MAKREELLERRLAQASPFKRQAFLALEDVRAARGAARAVGIALFALIVANALLVFAEPQLDVSSGVSHAMLVFGLASSACFAVEYGARLWVADFVHPCCGPVKARLRYALSPMGLVDLLAFLPGLLVLAVPVSASALNAARIIRLLRLVKLSRYMRGLRSIARVFAKRRQEIVAAFTVLGLLTVTASVLMFEVEHPVQPDKFDSVLTGMYWAMTTITSTGYGDLVPLTAAGRLVGFLTMLLSIGVVAIPAGIFSAGFVAEFRAQDARARARCGADEGDVRDGDGERGDGCCEDGVEADADDL, encoded by the coding sequence ATGGCTAAGCGGGAGGAGCTGCTGGAGCGCCGGCTGGCACAGGCATCCCCGTTCAAGCGACAGGCGTTCCTCGCCTTGGAGGACGTGCGCGCGGCGCGCGGCGCAGCGCGGGCGGTGGGTATCGCGCTGTTCGCGCTCATCGTGGCGAACGCGCTGCTCGTGTTCGCCGAGCCGCAGCTGGACGTGTCGTCGGGCGTGTCGCATGCGATGCTCGTGTTCGGGCTGGCCTCGAGCGCGTGCTTCGCGGTTGAGTATGGGGCGCGCCTATGGGTGGCCGACTTCGTGCATCCTTGCTGCGGGCCCGTGAAGGCGCGGCTGCGCTACGCGCTCTCGCCCATGGGGCTCGTCGACCTGCTGGCGTTCCTGCCGGGGCTGCTGGTGCTGGCGGTGCCGGTGTCCGCCTCGGCGCTCAACGCCGCGCGCATTATCCGCCTGCTGCGGCTCGTCAAGCTGTCGCGCTACATGCGCGGGCTGCGGTCCATCGCGCGCGTGTTCGCGAAGCGCCGCCAGGAGATCGTCGCCGCGTTCACGGTGCTGGGGCTGCTCACCGTCACGGCCAGCGTGCTCATGTTCGAGGTGGAGCATCCGGTGCAGCCCGACAAGTTCGACAGCGTGCTCACGGGCATGTACTGGGCCATGACCACCATCACCTCAACGGGCTACGGCGACCTCGTGCCCCTGACGGCGGCGGGGCGCCTCGTGGGATTCCTCACCATGCTGCTGTCCATCGGCGTGGTGGCCATCCCGGCGGGCATCTTCTCGGCCGGCTTCGTTGCCGAGTTCCGCGCGCAAGACGCGCGGGCCCGCGCAAGATGCGGTGCGGACGAGGGGGATGTGCGCGACGGCGATGGGGAGCGTGGCGACGGGTGCTGCGAAGACGGCGTCGAGGCCGATGCCGACGACTTGTAG
- a CDS encoding cation:proton antiporter, whose translation MPVDLISLAIIALVAAACPILAKLIPGKLIPETVFLLIAGAVLGPNLAGAIELTDSVGLLSDLGLAFLFLLAGYEINPKSLTGSQGKRGLATWAVSIVLAFLFVHFASGLFANEIESVAVAIALTTTALGTLMPILKERELMGTRVGESVLAYGTWGELCPVLAMALLLSTRAEWKTVLILMAFMALCVLVAVVPAKAKKAGHRLFRFLTANAEGTSQTMMRVTVLLLVGLVALSAAFDLDIVLGAFASGFVLRYIIPEGDHALEHKLDGVAYGFLIPIFFVVSGAKIDLAAVFQQPEVLVGFIALLLLIRAVPIFAALSTGKDTRDISTHNRLTIALYCTTALPIIVAVTSVAVSAGAMPQETASVLVAAGAITVFLMPLLGMLTYRVADAKPIEAVREIAHSPRDIGDILREHWELERMLARKAALERLAARHEGRSFEDLDWQDRAALLQRASARKRAIDEALDLASQEMARRALVDDADPDGDGPRLADRQQRREERRRLVAEHAVREYRRRMNELGGAAERMGVSREDARRLFEDAREMRESALRDRYGTRAGHDENGDDGPRS comes from the coding sequence ATGCCCGTCGACCTCATCTCGCTCGCCATCATCGCGCTCGTCGCGGCGGCGTGCCCCATCCTCGCCAAGCTCATCCCCGGCAAGCTCATCCCCGAGACGGTGTTCCTGCTCATCGCCGGCGCCGTGCTCGGGCCGAACCTCGCGGGCGCCATAGAGCTCACCGACTCGGTAGGGCTGTTGTCCGACCTGGGCCTGGCTTTCCTGTTCCTGCTGGCGGGCTACGAGATAAACCCGAAGAGCCTCACCGGTTCCCAGGGCAAGCGGGGCCTGGCCACCTGGGCCGTGTCCATCGTGCTGGCCTTTTTGTTCGTGCATTTCGCCAGCGGCCTGTTCGCGAACGAGATAGAGTCCGTGGCCGTGGCCATCGCGCTGACCACCACGGCGCTCGGCACGCTCATGCCCATCCTGAAGGAGCGCGAGCTCATGGGCACGCGCGTGGGCGAGTCCGTCCTGGCCTACGGCACGTGGGGCGAGCTGTGCCCGGTGCTCGCCATGGCGCTTCTGCTGTCGACGCGCGCCGAGTGGAAGACCGTGCTCATCCTGATGGCGTTCATGGCCCTGTGCGTGCTGGTGGCGGTGGTGCCCGCCAAGGCGAAGAAGGCCGGCCACCGGCTGTTCCGCTTCCTCACCGCCAACGCCGAGGGCACCTCGCAGACTATGATGCGCGTGACGGTGCTCCTGCTGGTGGGGTTGGTGGCCCTGTCGGCCGCGTTCGACCTCGACATCGTGCTGGGAGCGTTCGCGTCGGGCTTCGTGCTCCGCTACATCATCCCCGAGGGCGACCACGCGCTCGAGCACAAGCTGGACGGCGTGGCGTACGGTTTCCTCATACCTATCTTCTTCGTGGTGTCCGGCGCGAAGATCGACCTGGCGGCGGTGTTCCAGCAGCCCGAGGTGCTGGTGGGCTTCATCGCGCTTTTGCTGCTCATCCGCGCGGTGCCCATCTTCGCCGCACTCTCAACCGGCAAGGACACGCGCGACATATCGACGCACAACCGCCTGACCATCGCGCTGTACTGCACGACGGCGCTGCCCATCATCGTGGCCGTCACGTCGGTAGCCGTGAGCGCGGGCGCCATGCCGCAGGAGACGGCCAGCGTGCTCGTGGCGGCCGGCGCCATCACCGTGTTCCTCATGCCGCTTCTGGGCATGCTCACCTACCGCGTGGCCGACGCGAAGCCCATCGAGGCTGTGCGCGAGATAGCGCACAGCCCGCGCGACATCGGCGACATCCTGCGCGAGCACTGGGAGCTGGAGCGGATGCTCGCCCGCAAGGCGGCGCTCGAGCGGCTGGCGGCACGACACGAGGGGCGCAGCTTCGAGGACCTGGACTGGCAGGACCGTGCGGCGCTGCTTCAGCGAGCCTCGGCGCGCAAGCGCGCCATCGACGAGGCGCTGGACCTCGCCTCTCAGGAGATGGCACGCCGCGCGCTCGTGGACGACGCCGATCCCGACGGCGACGGCCCCCGGCTGGCCGACAGGCAGCAGCGCCGCGAGGAACGGCGGCGTCTTGTTGCCGAGCATGCCGTGAGGGAGTACCGACGCCGCATGAACGAGCTGGGCGGCGCGGCCGAGCGCATGGGCGTCAGCCGCGAGGACGCGCGTCGGCTGTTCGAGGACGCGCGGGAGATGCGGGAGTCTGCCCTGCGCGACCGGTACGGCACACGTGCGGGGCACGACGAGAACGGGGACGACGGGCCCCGTTCCTGA
- the thrS gene encoding threonine--tRNA ligase produces the protein MNIVLPDGSRKELADGATVADVAASIGAGLAKAALAGIVNDRPVDLSAPVAEGDSVAIVTAKSDEGLELLRHSTAHVMAAALVDLYGDVQFGVGPAIEGGFYYDVKTGRALSPDDFAAIEARMAEIVKSDEPFERRVVTRAEAEEIFANQPFKLELIAELPEDAVITTYTIGKFTDLCRGPHLPSTGKLGAFKLTKLAGAYWRGDAEREMLTRIYGTAFFKQKELDEHVRNLEEAEKRDHRKLGRELGIYVMDPLAGAGLPLYLPKGARIIRTLQEWLRRDLYTRGYEEVITPHIYNADVWKTSGHYGFYKENMYFFEINEGDDENPRMTEYAVKPMNCPGHVMLYKSELHSYRDLPLRYFEFGTVYRHEMSGVVHGLLRARGFTQDDAHVFCTRDQVVDEVVAILGLVDHIMSTFGFEYEAEISTRPEKSIGTDDMWEHATNALKEACERHSLSYDINEGDGAFYGPKIDIKVKDAIGRTWQCSTVQVDFNMPERFGLTYRTEDNTEERPWMLHRAIFGSIERFLGILIEHYAGALPLWLAPVQVAVLPLADRHNEAAHDLALKLADAGGRVEVYDQNEPMRVKIAKAQSQKIPYMVVLGDKEIENGTVSVRERHEGDLGAWDVKKLVQAIKDAAL, from the coding sequence ATGAATATCGTACTTCCCGACGGCTCGCGCAAGGAGCTCGCCGACGGCGCTACCGTCGCGGACGTGGCCGCCTCCATCGGCGCGGGCCTTGCCAAGGCCGCGCTCGCCGGCATCGTGAACGACCGGCCGGTCGACCTCTCCGCGCCCGTGGCCGAGGGCGACTCCGTAGCCATCGTCACCGCCAAGAGCGACGAGGGCCTGGAGCTCCTGCGCCATTCCACGGCGCACGTCATGGCCGCCGCGCTCGTCGACCTCTACGGCGACGTGCAGTTCGGCGTGGGACCGGCCATCGAGGGCGGCTTCTATTACGACGTGAAGACGGGCCGTGCGCTCTCGCCCGACGACTTCGCCGCCATCGAGGCCCGCATGGCCGAGATCGTGAAGTCCGACGAGCCCTTCGAGCGCCGCGTGGTCACGCGCGCCGAGGCCGAGGAGATCTTCGCGAACCAGCCGTTCAAGCTGGAGCTCATCGCCGAGCTTCCCGAGGACGCCGTCATCACCACGTATACCATCGGCAAGTTCACCGACCTCTGCCGCGGGCCGCACCTTCCCTCCACCGGCAAGCTGGGCGCGTTCAAGCTCACGAAGCTCGCCGGTGCGTACTGGCGCGGCGACGCCGAGCGCGAGATGCTCACCCGCATCTACGGCACGGCGTTCTTCAAGCAGAAGGAGCTGGACGAGCACGTGCGCAACCTGGAGGAGGCCGAGAAGCGCGACCACCGCAAGCTGGGACGCGAGCTGGGCATCTACGTCATGGACCCGCTGGCGGGCGCCGGTCTGCCGCTGTACCTCCCCAAGGGCGCGCGCATCATCCGCACCCTGCAGGAGTGGCTGCGCCGCGACCTGTACACGCGCGGCTACGAGGAGGTCATCACCCCGCACATCTACAACGCCGACGTGTGGAAGACCTCGGGCCATTACGGCTTCTACAAGGAGAACATGTACTTCTTCGAGATCAACGAGGGCGACGACGAGAACCCCCGCATGACCGAGTACGCCGTGAAGCCCATGAACTGCCCGGGCCACGTCATGCTGTACAAGAGCGAGCTGCATTCCTACCGCGACCTGCCGCTGCGCTACTTCGAGTTCGGCACGGTGTACCGCCACGAGATGAGCGGCGTCGTGCACGGCCTGCTGCGCGCCCGCGGCTTCACCCAGGACGACGCGCACGTGTTCTGCACGCGCGACCAGGTGGTGGACGAGGTGGTGGCCATCCTCGGGCTCGTGGACCATATCATGTCCACGTTCGGGTTCGAATACGAGGCCGAGATCTCCACGCGTCCCGAGAAGTCTATCGGCACCGACGACATGTGGGAGCATGCCACAAACGCGCTCAAGGAAGCATGCGAGCGCCACAGCCTGTCCTACGACATCAACGAGGGCGACGGCGCGTTCTACGGCCCGAAGATCGACATCAAGGTGAAGGACGCCATCGGCCGCACCTGGCAGTGCTCCACCGTGCAGGTGGACTTCAACATGCCCGAGCGCTTCGGGCTCACCTACCGCACCGAGGACAACACCGAGGAGCGCCCCTGGATGCTCCATCGCGCCATTTTCGGCTCCATCGAGCGCTTCTTAGGCATCCTTATCGAGCACTACGCGGGCGCGTTGCCGCTGTGGCTGGCTCCTGTGCAGGTTGCCGTGCTGCCGCTGGCCGACCGTCACAACGAGGCGGCCCATGATCTAGCCTTGAAGCTGGCTGATGCGGGCGGTCGCGTGGAGGTGTACGACCAGAACGAGCCCATGCGCGTGAAGATCGCGAAGGCCCAGAGCCAGAAGATCCCGTACATGGTGGTGCTCGGCGACAAGGAGATCGAGAACGGCACGGTCAGCGTGCGCGAGCGCCACGAAGGCGACCTCGGCGCGTGGGACGTGAAGAAGCTGGTGCAGGCCATCAAGGACGCCGCGCTGTAG
- a CDS encoding zinc ribbon domain-containing protein yields the protein MSELLSQLWTPELQAAFTVVVILLVILYVLSIVWVVRDAYLRGSYWYVWAIVALIPLLGIIAYCLLRPPLLQIDRDEQELEIALKQRELMKYGECANCGYPVEADFVLCPNCHQRLKNLCGTCNHALDPSWTVCPYCATPVGGAAPARRNAPRARTQQPQQAAPQQRQARTRSPQGEHPAP from the coding sequence ATGAGCGAACTGCTGTCCCAGTTGTGGACGCCCGAGTTGCAGGCCGCGTTCACCGTGGTCGTCATACTGCTCGTCATTCTGTACGTGCTCTCCATCGTCTGGGTGGTCCGCGACGCGTACCTGCGCGGCTCCTACTGGTACGTGTGGGCCATCGTGGCGCTCATCCCGCTGCTGGGCATCATCGCGTACTGCCTGCTGCGCCCGCCGCTGCTGCAGATCGACCGCGACGAGCAGGAGCTGGAGATCGCGCTCAAGCAGCGCGAGCTCATGAAGTACGGCGAATGCGCGAACTGCGGCTATCCGGTAGAGGCCGACTTCGTGCTCTGCCCGAACTGCCATCAGCGGCTGAAGAACCTTTGCGGCACCTGCAACCATGCGCTCGATCCGTCGTGGACCGTGTGTCCCTACTGCGCCACGCCCGTGGGCGGTGCCGCCCCCGCGCGCCGCAACGCTCCGCGCGCCCGAACGCAGCAGCCGCAGCAAGCGGCTCCCCAGCAAAGGCAGGCCCGGACCCGCTCCCCGCAAGGCGAGCATCCCGCCCCGTAA